Proteins from a single region of Pyrus communis chromosome 6, drPyrComm1.1, whole genome shotgun sequence:
- the LOC137736448 gene encoding uncharacterized protein → MGQALRRAAGRTRSTSTVETTSSKPKTVVVDHRPPPVPPERPEISKVGGAIDSDGSAGTGGAVKNVLEERDPNYDAMLNQMVGRIKSKPGGKLEMGEAFVVEKYKRPLPKLRDTKPDSGSYEERPTPPGTLNVAQLRHIILLHQGKAEDHNGRMEPDQIAEKFRVDVAEVRRILQFVSLPPEDSSGNQKNNR, encoded by the exons ATGGGTCAGGCGCTTCGCCGAGCTGCTGGAAGAACGCGATCCACTTCGACCGTCGAGACGACGTCGTCAAAACCAAAGACCGTCGTCGTCGATCATCGGCCTCCTCCGGTTCCCCCCGAACGGCCCGAGATCTCCAAGGTCGGCGGCGCTATTGATTCTG ATGGCAGTGCAGGAACAGGAGGAGCAGTCAAAAATGTGCTTGAAGAGCGAGATCCAAATTACGACGCCATGCTCAATCAAATGGTGGGTAGGATCAAATCAAAGCCTGGAGGCAAATTGGAAATGGGTGAG GCATTTGTGGTGGAAAAGTATAAGAGGCCTCTACCAAAACTGAGGGATACGAAACCCGATTCCGGCAGTTATGAGGAGAGGCCTACTCCGCCGGGGACTCTGAATGTAGCACAGCTGCGCCACATCATCCTGCTGCATCAGGGCAAGGCTGAGGATCACAATGGCCGCATGGAGCCGGACCAAATTGCTGAAAAGTTCCGGGTTGATGTTGCCGAGGTTCGGAGGATCTTGCAGTTTGTATCACTGCCTCCGGAGGATAGCAGCGGCAATCAGAAGAACAATCGTTGA